One Thermotoga sp. genomic window, TTTATGGGGTCGTATCCGAAGAGAGAGAGGTGTCCAGGACCGCTCCCTGGAGTGATACCGGGAAGAACGGGAATGGTCTGACCGAGATCGCTCTCTTTTGCCAGACTGTCAAGATTCGGTGTGTTGGCTGCCTGAAGAGGTGTTTTACCGTTTACAGGGATGTCTCCGAGCCCGTCCATCACGAGCAGGACTATCTTTGTATCGTTTGCTGTCACGAGTTTTGAGACGAATTCCTGTTTATTGAACATCGCTATCCCTCCTTTACGTGTAGTTTTTCCATCACGTATTCCAGTCTGTCATCGGCGGCAACGGGAACGCCCTGCTCCAGGGATTGAAGAAGTGCTATTGTGAGATCGGAGAGCCTTTCAAAATTGAACTTGTCTGCATGTCTGAATCTGGCTATTCTCAAAGAAAATCGCCAGTTTATGTCTTGAGTTTCTGCTACTAACTCTTTCAACAGATCATCCATGAGCAGATCTTCGAACACCAGGAGGAACTGTACGATTCGGAGCAGGACAAGGCTTGAGGCGATCATGATCGAACTACCAAAAAATGCCGAGGAGAACTTCACAATGTTTTCTTCCATCTTGAATATATCGGGTGACTCGAAGATGACACCCATCATGGTTTCGATCATCTCAGACGTATCGATCGTTGTATCGTAAAACGGGAATTGCCCTTCTCTGAGTATCTCGATTCTCTTTTGGACTTCTTCGTTTGAAGAGACCAAATCTTCGGCCAGAGAAACTACATCGATGGTGCCTTCGTAGAAATAATCCCTCAGCCACTCGAACTCTTCAAGGGATGGTACACTCACTTCGTTTTCTGCCAGGGCAATCATGTGCTCTGCTCTCTCTTTGAGTTCCCCAGTGATCTCTGACAAAGCGGAGATGGCTTTTTCCTTGTCAAAGTGAAGAAGAATCGTTGCATAGTTGTACTTCAATATCTCTTCGTCTTTGTGCCTGCTGTAAGCCCCTTCAAACACTTCGAGAGCTTCTTCGTACAAACCGAGTGTCTTGAGAAGAAGCCCGTACTCGTTTGCCAACATGGGATCGTCAGGTATTTTTTCATAGAGTCTTTTCAAAATCCCCAGTGCCTCGAACAATCTACCGAGCTTTATCAGGGTGTAAGAGAGGTTGAACTCCACGTGGTCTTTTCGTTCTACCTCCAATGCCCTCCTGAAGAATTTTTCCGCCTCCTTAAAACGCTGAAGCTGATTGTGAATGACACCGAGTCTTTCATATACTTCCGTAAAGTTCGGGTCTTTTTCGAGAATCCTTTTGTACTCCTCGAGAGCTTCCTCGAACCTTCCTTCTTCGAGAAGAAGGTCACCCTTCTTCAGAAGTGGAAGCAGGAACTCTTTGTTGGTTTCATAGGCTTTTTCGTAGAAAAGAATGCTGTCTTCTGTTTCGCCCTTTTCTTTCAATATGTTCGCCAGTTCGAAATAGGCTGGAGCGAAGTCTTCCTTCATCGATATTGCTACTCGCATCTCCACTTCGGCTTCACCAAGATCTTCCTTGTGTTTGAGGAGAAGCCCCCTGTAAAAGTGGTAGCGGTAGTCGTACTGAACCTCTTTTGCTTTTTCCAGAACTTTTTCTGCCTCGTCGAGTTTTTGCTCACGAAGGAGTTCCTTGAATTTCTCGTAGAGGAAGAATACATAGTAAGACCTGTAATATTCGTCCTTCGATACCTCGTACTGTGCTTCAAGCCCCCTTAAAACCACATCAAGAGGAATACGATCTTCCTCCACTATCCTGGGGAGATCTTCTGCCAGTACGGGGAGTTTCACTGGTAGGTTGTTCTGTTTCGCTTTGTCTGGATCGAGCGGAAGATACACAATCGCCCTTATGCTTTCACCCCTCATTGCAAAAGCATCAAAAATGGATAATGGGGTTGCCCTCCCTCGTGGATCTCGAGATCCAGATTCGGGAACTCTTCTCCTATGAAGCTTTGTATCTTTTCAAGCTCAGCCTTTCGATAGTTGTCACCAAGGAAAACAGTGAGAATCTCCTTTTCCCTGGCGTTTTCTTTCTCCAGAACATCTTTCAGCGTCTTCACGAGGTTGAATCCGTGTGTCACGAGTTCTTTTCTCACAAAAACGAGGTACTCCCCCTTCTTTATACGCCTTTTTCCGTATCTGGAGTCCCTGACTGCCCTTGTGATAGAAATTGGCACACACTGGTCTATTGCCTCTTCGAACCTTTTCTTGAGCTCGTCAGGATTCTCGTCGGGATCGTATTCCACCATTGCAGCGACGCATTCTTGAACGTGTGAGGATGGTACAACGATCACTCTTTTGCCACCCACCGATTCCGCCACCTGTTTTGCCGTGAGAAGGACGTTCACGTTGTTCGGGAAGAGGAAGACCACTTTCGCGTGTGTCTTGTCCACCGCCGCTTTCAAGTCGGCAAAGCTGGGGTTCATCGTTTGGCCGCCCAGTACTATCTCGTCCACGCCTAAACTTTTCAAGATCTCCGAAATCCCTTTTCCTGGAGAAACTGCAACCACTCCTATTTCTTTTTCGACTTGGACGGATAGGATGTGTTCGTGCTGAAGTTTCATGTTGTCCACCTTTACTTTCATTATTTCACCGAACTCCAGTACTTTCTCAAGCACCTGGCCTGGATG contains:
- a CDS encoding tetratricopeptide repeat protein, which encodes MRGESIRAIVYLPLDPDKAKQNNLPVKLPVLAEDLPRIVEEDRIPLDVVLRGLEAQYEVSKDEYYRSYYVFFLYEKFKELLREQKLDEAEKVLEKAKEVQYDYRYHFYRGLLLKHKEDLGEAEVEMRVAISMKEDFAPAYFELANILKEKGETEDSILFYEKAYETNKEFLLPLLKKGDLLLEEGRFEEALEEYKRILEKDPNFTEVYERLGVIHNQLQRFKEAEKFFRRALEVERKDHVEFNLSYTLIKLGRLFEALGILKRLYEKIPDDPMLANEYGLLLKTLGLYEEALEVFEGAYSRHKDEEILKYNYATILLHFDKEKAISALSEITGELKERAEHMIALAENEVSVPSLEEFEWLRDYFYEGTIDVVSLAEDLVSSNEEVQKRIEILREGQFPFYDTTIDTSEMIETMMGVIFESPDIFKMEENIVKFSSAFFGSSIMIASSLVLLRIVQFLLVFEDLLMDDLLKELVAETQDINWRFSLRIARFRHADKFNFERLSDLTIALLQSLEQGVPVAADDRLEYVMEKLHVKEG